A single region of the Streptomyces sp. NBC_00425 genome encodes:
- a CDS encoding GNAT family N-acetyltransferase has product MSAWSTRDARADDLPGLSRLLAETCDTAEVPSSALLAESIAGGLVRVAESDGEVVGCVAAERPSPGHVRLSAAAVRDGLRRQGIALRLLDELSLRISERVGPAPLVSAVIEIADIPLSGLLLKSGFIGTRVMRTSRHADGVCLHYQHKRRVEYIDPDTRYLVPLRAQTQLIESLGSQDQAVTALVSLRGEPALEITRFEQDDPATLQSGEAAAGIAFSGAILAAITFLLGFAFTSTRFPDDVRLLLIGATFSTVLSLIVYASASGELARIHSNTFGRIMKYGNVLSEFGGVLPFLISLPVTYAQASGDPRTTMVMAALLSVGIAWYERSEFSIAHRFRKSIVEIVLMAFTAASPLIGAAVVATDTTSWPWTAALACALSARTWLYLYRRGPEAGTAGRRQWQVRE; this is encoded by the coding sequence GTGAGCGCATGGTCCACCCGGGACGCGCGTGCAGACGATCTGCCGGGACTGAGCCGATTACTGGCAGAGACGTGCGACACCGCCGAGGTTCCGTCGTCGGCCCTGCTGGCCGAGTCGATCGCCGGAGGGCTGGTCCGGGTCGCCGAGTCCGACGGCGAGGTGGTCGGATGCGTCGCCGCGGAGCGGCCCTCCCCCGGACATGTGCGTCTGTCGGCGGCTGCCGTCCGCGACGGCCTGCGCCGGCAGGGGATCGCGCTCCGCCTCCTGGACGAACTGTCACTGCGCATCTCGGAGCGCGTCGGTCCGGCCCCGTTGGTCTCGGCTGTGATCGAGATCGCGGACATCCCGCTGTCGGGTCTCCTGCTGAAGAGCGGCTTCATCGGCACTCGCGTCATGCGCACCAGCAGGCACGCCGACGGAGTCTGCCTCCACTACCAGCACAAGAGACGCGTCGAGTACATAGACCCCGACACGCGGTATCTCGTCCCCCTGCGCGCGCAGACTCAACTGATCGAATCCCTGGGGTCGCAGGATCAGGCCGTGACCGCGCTGGTGTCCCTGCGGGGTGAGCCCGCGCTGGAGATCACGCGTTTCGAGCAGGACGACCCCGCAACCCTTCAGTCCGGTGAGGCCGCGGCGGGCATAGCGTTCTCCGGGGCGATACTGGCGGCGATCACGTTCCTCCTGGGTTTCGCCTTCACCTCGACACGATTCCCTGACGACGTGCGCCTTCTTCTGATCGGCGCGACCTTCAGCACAGTGTTGTCCCTGATCGTCTACGCCAGCGCCTCGGGAGAACTCGCGCGCATCCACTCGAACACGTTCGGGAGGATCATGAAATACGGCAACGTGCTCTCCGAGTTCGGCGGTGTGCTGCCGTTCCTCATCTCGCTCCCCGTCACCTACGCGCAGGCGAGCGGCGATCCGAGGACGACGATGGTCATGGCCGCCCTGCTGAGCGTGGGCATCGCCTGGTACGAGCGGTCGGAGTTCTCCATCGCCCACCGGTTCCGCAAGAGCATCGTGGAGATCGTTCTCATGGCGTTCACGGCGGCCTCGCCCCTCATCGGAGCGGCCGTCGTGGCTACGGACACCACCAGCTGGCCCTGGACCGCCGCGCTCGCCTGTGCGCTCTCCGCCCGGACCTGGCTGTATCTCTACCGTCGAGGTCCCGAGGCGGGGACGGCAGGGCGCCGTCAGTGGCAGGTCAGGGAGTGA
- the recO gene encoding DNA repair protein RecO, with product MSLFRDDGIVLRTQKLGEADRIITLLTRGHGRVRAVARGVRRTKSKFGARLEPFSHVDVQFFARGSSELVGRGLPLCTQSEIIAPYGGGIVTDYARYTAGTAMLETAERFTDHEGEPAVQQYLLLVGALRTLARGEHAPHLVLDAFLLRSLAVNGYAPSFGDCARCGMPGPNRFFSVAAGGSVCADCRVAGSVVPSPQTLVLLGALLTGDWETADACEPRHVREGSGLVSAYLHWHLERGLRSLRYVEK from the coding sequence ATGAGTCTGTTCCGCGATGACGGGATCGTGCTGCGCACCCAGAAGCTGGGTGAGGCGGATCGCATCATCACGCTGCTCACGCGCGGGCACGGGCGGGTGCGGGCGGTGGCGCGGGGGGTGCGGCGGACGAAGTCGAAGTTCGGGGCGCGGCTCGAGCCGTTCTCCCACGTCGACGTGCAGTTCTTCGCGCGGGGCAGCAGCGAGCTGGTCGGACGCGGGCTGCCGCTGTGCACGCAGAGCGAGATCATCGCCCCCTACGGCGGCGGCATCGTCACCGACTACGCCCGCTACACCGCCGGGACGGCCATGCTGGAGACCGCCGAGCGGTTCACCGACCACGAGGGCGAGCCGGCCGTGCAGCAGTACCTGCTGCTCGTGGGCGCGCTGCGGACGCTGGCCCGCGGGGAGCACGCCCCGCACCTGGTGCTGGACGCGTTCCTGCTGCGGTCGCTGGCCGTGAACGGGTACGCCCCCAGCTTCGGGGACTGTGCCAGGTGCGGGATGCCGGGGCCCAACCGGTTCTTCTCGGTCGCCGCCGGCGGCTCCGTGTGCGCGGACTGCCGGGTGGCCGGCAGCGTCGTACCCTCGCCGCAGACCCTGGTGCTCCTGGGCGCGCTGCTCACGGGAGACTGGGAGACGGCCGACGCGTGCGAGCCGCGGCACGTCCGGGAGGGCAGCGGGCTGGTGTCCGCCTATCTGCACTGGCACCTGGAGCGCGGACTGCGCTCCCTTCGGTACGTCGAGAAATAA
- a CDS encoding isoprenyl transferase, with amino-acid sequence MVVRGFLGRQRREYRTPEPHPSGARPPKLPGELVPEHVAIVMDGNGRWAKERGLPRTEGHKVGAEQVLDVLQGAVEMGVRNISLYAFSTENWKRSPDEVRFLMNFNRDFIRKTRDTLDELGIRVRWVGRMPKLWKSVAKELQVAQEQTKDNDRLTLYFCMNYGGRAEIADAAQALAEDVKAGRLDPSKVNEKTLAKYLYYPDMPDVDLFLRPSGEQRTSNYLIWQSAYAEMVFQDVLWPDFDRRDLWRACVEFASRDRRFGGATPNEVLLSLEGRTPDQEVTS; translated from the coding sequence ATGGTCGTACGCGGGTTCCTGGGGCGGCAGCGTCGGGAGTACAGGACTCCGGAGCCGCACCCGTCCGGCGCTCGGCCGCCGAAGCTCCCCGGTGAGCTGGTCCCCGAGCATGTGGCGATCGTCATGGACGGCAACGGGCGCTGGGCCAAGGAGCGCGGGCTGCCGCGCACCGAGGGGCACAAGGTCGGCGCCGAGCAGGTCCTCGACGTGCTGCAGGGCGCCGTCGAGATGGGCGTGCGCAACATCTCGCTGTACGCCTTCTCCACCGAGAACTGGAAGCGCTCGCCCGACGAGGTCCGCTTCCTGATGAACTTCAACCGGGACTTCATCCGCAAGACCCGCGACACCCTCGACGAGCTCGGCATCCGGGTGCGCTGGGTGGGCCGGATGCCCAAACTGTGGAAGTCGGTCGCCAAGGAGCTCCAGGTCGCCCAGGAGCAGACCAAGGACAACGACCGGCTCACCCTGTACTTCTGCATGAACTACGGCGGCCGGGCCGAGATCGCGGACGCGGCGCAGGCGCTCGCCGAGGACGTGAAGGCCGGCCGGCTCGACCCGTCGAAGGTCAACGAGAAGACCCTCGCGAAGTACCTGTACTACCCGGACATGCCGGACGTGGACCTGTTCCTGCGGCCGAGCGGCGAGCAGCGTACCTCCAACTACCTGATCTGGCAGAGCGCGTACGCGGAGATGGTCTTCCAGGACGTCCTGTGGCCCGACTTCGACCGCCGCGACCTGTGGCGGGCCTGCGTCGAGTTCGCCTCCCGGGACCGCCGTTTCGGCGGCGCCACCCCGAACGAGGTGCTGCTGTCCCTGGAGGGACGGACCCCGGACCAGGAAGTCACCTCGTAG
- a CDS encoding Fur family transcriptional regulator has product MTTAGPPVRGRSTRQRAAVAAALDEVEEFRSAQELHDMLKHKGDSVGLTTVYRTLQSLADAGEVDVLRTSDGESVYRRCSTGEHHHHLVCRVCGKAVEVEGPAVEKWAEAIAAEHGYVSVAHTVEIFGTCADCAGASGG; this is encoded by the coding sequence GTGACGACCGCTGGACCGCCTGTGAGGGGCCGCTCCACCCGGCAGCGTGCCGCGGTGGCGGCCGCGCTCGACGAGGTCGAGGAGTTCCGCAGCGCTCAGGAACTGCACGACATGCTCAAGCACAAGGGCGACTCGGTGGGCCTGACCACGGTGTACCGCACGCTCCAGTCCCTCGCCGACGCCGGCGAGGTCGACGTCCTGCGCACGTCGGACGGCGAGTCGGTGTACCGCCGCTGCTCCACCGGCGAGCACCACCACCACCTCGTCTGCCGGGTCTGCGGCAAGGCCGTGGAGGTGGAGGGCCCGGCGGTCGAGAAGTGGGCCGAGGCGATCGCGGCGGAGCACGGCTACGTCAGCGTGGCCCACACCGTGGAGATCTTCGGCACGTGCGCGGACTGCGCGGGCGCCTCCGGCGGCTGA
- a CDS encoding metal ABC transporter permease has protein sequence MDILDYAFMQRALLAAVLVGITAPAVGVYLVQRRQALMGDGIGHVAMTGVGLGFLLGASPVWMATAVSVLGAVAMELIRWYGRTRGDIALAMLFYGGMAGGVMFINLAPGGSNANLTSYLFGSLSTVSESDVTAICLLAAFVVAVTLGLRRQLFAVSQDEEFARVTGLPVRALNLLTAVTAAVTVTVAMRVVGLLLVSALMVVPVAAAQQLSRSFAATFAIAVAIGVTVTLGGTVTSYYQDVPPGATIVLLTIAAFIALSVLAAPLARRRARALAAQGPAGDPAECTIPATRDAGDEVGV, from the coding sequence ATGGACATCCTCGACTACGCCTTCATGCAGCGGGCCCTGCTCGCCGCCGTCCTCGTCGGCATCACCGCGCCCGCGGTCGGCGTCTACCTCGTCCAGCGCCGCCAGGCCCTCATGGGCGACGGCATCGGCCATGTCGCGATGACCGGCGTCGGCCTCGGCTTCCTCCTGGGCGCCTCCCCGGTGTGGATGGCGACCGCCGTCTCCGTCCTGGGCGCGGTGGCGATGGAACTGATCCGCTGGTACGGCAGGACCCGTGGCGACATCGCCCTCGCCATGCTCTTCTACGGCGGCATGGCCGGCGGCGTGATGTTCATCAACCTCGCGCCCGGCGGCTCCAACGCCAACCTGACGTCGTACCTCTTCGGGTCCCTGTCGACCGTCTCCGAGTCGGACGTCACCGCGATCTGTCTGCTCGCGGCCTTCGTCGTCGCGGTCACCCTGGGCCTGCGCCGCCAGCTCTTCGCGGTCAGCCAGGACGAGGAGTTCGCCCGCGTGACGGGCCTGCCCGTGCGGGCGCTGAACCTGCTGACAGCCGTCACCGCGGCGGTGACCGTGACCGTCGCCATGCGGGTGGTGGGCCTGCTGCTGGTCAGCGCGCTGATGGTGGTCCCCGTGGCCGCCGCCCAGCAGCTCAGCCGCAGCTTCGCCGCCACCTTCGCGATCGCCGTCGCGATCGGCGTGACGGTGACCCTCGGCGGCACGGTCACCTCCTACTACCAGGACGTCCCGCCCGGTGCGACGATCGTCCTGCTGACCATCGCCGCGTTCATCGCGCTGAGCGTGCTGGCCGCCCCGCTGGCCCGCCGCCGCGCCCGCGCCCTGGCCGCGCAGGGACCCGCCGGCGACCCGGCCGAGTGCACGATTCCGGCCACCCGGGACGCGGGTGACGAGGTCGGCGTCTGA
- a CDS encoding metal ABC transporter ATP-binding protein yields MDTKAEPVIAMRAVSAQLGSRPVLRGVDLTVRRGEVVALLGANGSGKSTAVRSVIGQVAIEAGEIELFGTAHRRFRDWSRIGYVPQRTTAAGGVPATVTEIVSSGRLSRTRFGVFRKADHAAVRRALDLVGMADRAKDNVDALSGGQHQRVLIARALAAEPELLIMDEPMAGVDLASQEVLARTLRDQVAAGTTVLLVLHELGPLEPLIDRAVVLRDGCVLHDGPPTPAVGQHALPGHDHVHPHAPAGVEPIRTGLLS; encoded by the coding sequence ATGGACACGAAGGCCGAGCCCGTGATCGCGATGCGCGCAGTCAGCGCCCAGCTGGGCTCGCGCCCCGTGCTGCGGGGCGTCGACCTCACCGTGCGGCGCGGTGAGGTCGTCGCCCTGCTCGGAGCGAACGGCTCCGGAAAGTCGACGGCCGTGCGCAGCGTCATCGGCCAGGTGGCGATCGAAGCGGGCGAGATCGAGCTGTTCGGCACCGCGCACCGCCGGTTCCGGGACTGGTCGCGGATCGGATACGTGCCGCAGCGCACGACGGCCGCGGGCGGCGTCCCGGCCACGGTGACGGAGATCGTCTCCTCGGGCCGGCTCTCGCGCACCCGCTTCGGCGTCTTCCGCAAGGCCGACCACGCGGCCGTCCGCCGGGCCCTGGACCTCGTCGGCATGGCCGACCGCGCCAAGGACAACGTGGACGCCCTCTCCGGCGGCCAGCACCAGCGCGTGCTCATCGCCCGCGCGCTCGCCGCCGAACCCGAACTGCTGATCATGGACGAGCCGATGGCCGGCGTCGACCTCGCCAGCCAGGAGGTCCTGGCCCGCACCCTGAGGGACCAGGTCGCGGCGGGCACGACCGTCCTGCTCGTGCTGCACGAACTGGGCCCGCTGGAGCCCCTCATCGACCGGGCGGTCGTCCTGCGCGACGGCTGCGTCCTGCACGACGGCCCGCCCACTCCGGCCGTCGGGCAGCACGCCCTCCCCGGCCACGACCACGTACACCCGCACGCGCCCGCGGGCGTCGAACCGATCCGCACGGGACTGCTGAGCTGA
- a CDS encoding metal ABC transporter substrate-binding protein, whose amino-acid sequence MNARRLISGTAVAAATALGLGTLSACSSDSAAAANTDKFDVVASFYPMAFLAEQIGGDHVHVTSLTQPGQEPHDLEISAKQTAALQESDAVLYLKNLQPSVDDAVAQSQVKTKIDAASLTSLEKHGNEVGGHAAEHDDHENEELAGLDPHIWLDPVRYAQVAEGVGKAFEKADPDHAADYRSNTATLVKKLGDLNTEFKDGLADTKTKVFVTTHAAFGYLAERYGLTEEAINGLDPESEPSAARVKELEKMAKADGVTTVFYETLVSDKTAKTIAGDAGLKTDVLDPIEGITDKSRGKDYFSVQQANLKALQTALGTK is encoded by the coding sequence ATGAACGCACGACGACTCATATCCGGCACCGCCGTCGCGGCGGCCACCGCCCTCGGCCTCGGCACCCTCTCCGCCTGCTCCTCCGACAGCGCGGCCGCGGCCAACACGGACAAGTTCGACGTCGTCGCGTCGTTCTACCCGATGGCCTTCCTCGCCGAGCAGATAGGCGGGGACCACGTCCACGTCACCAGTCTCACCCAGCCCGGCCAGGAGCCGCACGACCTGGAGATCAGCGCCAAGCAGACCGCCGCGCTCCAGGAGTCCGACGCGGTGCTCTACCTGAAGAACCTCCAGCCCTCCGTCGACGACGCGGTGGCCCAGTCCCAGGTCAAGACCAAGATCGACGCCGCCTCCCTCACCTCGCTGGAGAAGCACGGCAACGAGGTCGGCGGCCACGCGGCCGAGCACGACGACCACGAGAACGAGGAGCTGGCCGGCCTCGACCCGCACATCTGGCTCGACCCGGTGCGCTACGCCCAGGTCGCCGAGGGCGTCGGCAAGGCCTTCGAGAAGGCCGACCCGGACCACGCGGCCGACTACAGAAGCAACACCGCGACCCTGGTGAAGAAGCTCGGCGACCTCAACACCGAGTTCAAGGACGGGCTGGCGGACACGAAGACCAAGGTGTTCGTCACCACCCACGCCGCCTTCGGCTACCTCGCCGAGCGCTACGGCCTGACCGAGGAGGCCATCAACGGCCTCGACCCCGAGTCGGAGCCCAGCGCCGCGCGCGTGAAGGAGCTTGAGAAGATGGCCAAGGCCGACGGCGTCACCACCGTGTTCTACGAGACGCTCGTCAGCGACAAGACCGCGAAGACCATCGCCGGCGACGCCGGACTGAAGACGGACGTCCTCGACCCGATCGAGGGCATCACGGACAAGTCCCGCGGCAAGGACTACTTCTCGGTCCAGCAGGCGAACCTCAAGGCGCTGCAGACGGCCCTGGGAACCAAGTGA
- a CDS encoding glycine--tRNA ligase: MAADKIDTIVSLSKRRGFVFPCSEIYGGQRAAWDYGPLGVELKENLKRQWWRYMVTSREDVVGIDSSVILAPEVWVASGHVATFSDPLTECTACHKRFRADHLEEAYEAKHKRLPENGLADVNCPNCGNKGQFTEPKQFSGLLSTHLGPTQDTGSIAYLRPETAQGIFTNFAQVQTTSRRKPPFGIAQMGKSFRNEITPGNFIFRTREFEQMEMEFFVKPGEDEKWQEYWMEQRWNWYTGLGMREENMRWYDHPKEKLSHYSKRTADIEYRFQFGGNEWGELEGVANRTDYDLSAHSKASGQDLSFFDQEAGERWTPYVIEPAAGVGRAMLAFLLDAYVEDEAPNAKGKLEKRTVLRLDHRLAPVKVAVLPLSRNPELSPKAKGLAAALRQNWNIEFDDAGAIGRRYRRQDEIGTPFCVTVDFDTLEDNAVTVRERDSMKQERVSLDQIEGYLAARLIGA, translated from the coding sequence GTGGCCGCCGACAAGATCGACACCATCGTCAGCCTGAGCAAGCGCCGTGGCTTCGTATTCCCCTGCAGTGAGATCTACGGCGGTCAGCGTGCCGCCTGGGACTACGGACCGCTGGGTGTCGAGCTCAAGGAGAACCTGAAGCGCCAGTGGTGGCGCTACATGGTGACGTCGCGCGAGGACGTGGTCGGCATCGACTCGTCCGTCATCCTGGCCCCCGAGGTCTGGGTGGCTTCCGGTCACGTCGCCACCTTCTCCGACCCGCTCACCGAGTGCACCGCCTGTCACAAGAGGTTCCGCGCGGACCACCTGGAAGAGGCGTACGAGGCCAAGCACAAGCGTCTGCCGGAGAACGGCCTGGCCGACGTGAACTGCCCCAACTGCGGCAACAAGGGCCAGTTCACCGAGCCCAAGCAGTTCTCGGGTCTGCTCTCCACCCACCTCGGCCCGACCCAGGACACCGGCTCCATCGCCTACCTGCGGCCCGAGACCGCCCAGGGCATCTTCACCAACTTCGCCCAGGTGCAGACCACTTCGCGCCGCAAGCCGCCGTTCGGCATCGCGCAGATGGGCAAGTCCTTCCGCAACGAGATCACGCCCGGCAACTTCATCTTCCGCACCCGCGAGTTCGAGCAGATGGAGATGGAGTTCTTCGTCAAGCCGGGCGAGGACGAGAAGTGGCAGGAGTACTGGATGGAGCAGCGCTGGAACTGGTACACCGGTCTCGGCATGCGTGAAGAGAACATGCGGTGGTACGACCACCCGAAGGAGAAGCTCTCCCACTACTCCAAGCGCACCGCCGACATCGAGTACCGCTTCCAGTTCGGCGGCAACGAGTGGGGCGAGCTGGAGGGCGTCGCCAACCGCACCGACTACGACCTCTCCGCCCACTCCAAGGCCTCCGGCCAGGACCTCTCCTTCTTCGACCAGGAGGCCGGCGAGCGCTGGACGCCGTACGTCATCGAGCCCGCGGCCGGTGTCGGCCGCGCGATGCTGGCGTTCCTCCTCGACGCCTACGTCGAGGACGAGGCGCCCAACGCCAAGGGCAAGCTGGAGAAGCGCACGGTCCTGCGTCTCGACCACCGCCTCGCCCCGGTGAAGGTCGCGGTCCTGCCGCTGTCCCGCAACCCCGAGCTGTCGCCGAAGGCCAAGGGCCTCGCCGCCGCGCTGCGCCAGAACTGGAACATCGAGTTCGACGACGCCGGCGCGATCGGCCGCCGCTACCGCCGTCAGGACGAGATCGGCACGCCGTTCTGTGTGACGGTCGACTTCGACACCCTCGAGGACAACGCGGTCACCGTCCGCGAGCGTGACTCGATGAAGCAGGAGCGCGTCTCCCTCGACCAGATCGAGGGCTACCTCGCTGCCCGCCTGATCGGCGCGTAA
- a CDS encoding endonuclease/exonuclease/phosphatase family protein, translating into MSIRIATFNMENLFRRPTAFLVEDPAKREEILDDFATLVALLDLPVYTDDDKKKIAGLVEKHRAYDIDPKDPPPIYVNQSRPGKDSGLFTTTGTGRNTRVQVTAKGRAAWAGWAELGQDDFEMNVVRNTGRVVSEVDADILLTVEVEDRLTLERFNTQVLAGALGRRPYPYALLIDGNDPRGIDIGILSRHPITSVRSHLFDTNPERPDLRLFSRDCPEFEIRLNGTPLVVLGNHLKSKFQDNPGLRLAQAKRVAEIYRAALERTPHVVVAGDLNDDPDSDPATVLRDTGLRDVMSHHAYRGLPGTHGECRSERDKLDYILLSPELWPEVQHVGLETRGIFAKDIKSFDTVTSKGTAASDHAALYVDVDL; encoded by the coding sequence ATGAGCATTCGCATCGCCACCTTCAACATGGAGAACCTCTTCCGCCGGCCCACGGCCTTCCTCGTCGAGGACCCGGCGAAGCGCGAGGAGATCCTGGACGACTTCGCCACGCTGGTCGCCCTCCTCGACCTTCCGGTGTACACGGACGACGACAAGAAGAAGATCGCCGGGCTCGTCGAGAAGCACCGGGCCTACGACATCGACCCGAAGGACCCGCCGCCGATCTACGTGAACCAGTCACGGCCGGGCAAGGACTCCGGGCTCTTCACAACGACGGGCACCGGAAGGAACACCCGCGTCCAGGTCACCGCCAAGGGCCGTGCCGCGTGGGCCGGTTGGGCCGAACTGGGGCAGGACGACTTCGAGATGAACGTGGTGCGCAACACCGGCCGGGTGGTCTCGGAGGTGGACGCCGACATCCTGCTGACCGTGGAGGTCGAGGACCGGCTCACCCTGGAGCGCTTCAACACGCAGGTGCTGGCCGGGGCGCTCGGCCGGCGGCCGTACCCCTACGCCCTGCTGATCGACGGCAACGACCCCCGGGGCATCGACATCGGCATCCTCAGCCGGCACCCCATCACGTCCGTGCGGTCCCACCTCTTCGACACCAACCCCGAACGTCCCGACCTGCGCCTCTTCAGCCGCGACTGCCCCGAGTTCGAGATCCGGCTCAACGGGACGCCCCTGGTGGTCCTCGGCAACCACCTGAAGAGCAAGTTCCAGGACAATCCCGGTCTGCGCCTGGCGCAGGCGAAGCGGGTCGCGGAGATCTACCGGGCCGCGCTGGAACGCACCCCGCACGTCGTCGTCGCCGGGGACCTCAACGACGACCCGGACAGCGACCCGGCCACGGTCCTGCGCGACACCGGGCTGCGGGACGTGATGAGTCATCACGCCTATCGCGGACTGCCCGGCACCCACGGGGAGTGCCGGAGCGAGCGGGACAAGCTCGACTACATCCTGCTCTCCCCCGAGCTGTGGCCGGAGGTCCAGCACGTCGGCCTTGAGACCCGCGGCATCTTCGCGAAGGACATCAAGTCCTTCGACACGGTGACCTCGAAGGGCACCGCGGCCTCCGACCACGCGGCGCTCTACGTGGACGTCGACCTGTAG
- a CDS encoding aldo/keto reductase, which yields MTMRTRSLGATGPQVSALGLGCMGMSALYGGADRAEGIATIHAALEAGVTLLDTGDFYGMGHNELLIGEALRTAPAARREQALTSVKFGALRGPDGSWAGYDGRPAAVKNFAAYSLQRLGVDHIDVYRLARLDSDVPIEETVGAIAELVEKGYVRHIGLSEVGAETIRKAAATAPIADLQIEYALISRGIEQSILPVTRELGISITAYGVLSRGLISGHFTADRRLAADDFRTHSPRFQGDNLRHNLNLVEALRKIAEQKGVSVAQIAIAWVLAQGEDIVPLIGARSRERLTESLGALDVVLEAGDLAAIEEAVPADAAAGERYAAAAMAHLDSER from the coding sequence ATGACGATGCGAACCCGTTCCCTCGGCGCCACCGGTCCCCAGGTCTCCGCCCTCGGCCTCGGCTGCATGGGCATGTCCGCGCTGTACGGCGGCGCGGACCGGGCCGAGGGGATCGCGACGATCCACGCGGCCCTGGAGGCCGGCGTGACCCTGCTGGACACCGGCGACTTCTACGGCATGGGCCACAACGAACTGCTGATCGGCGAAGCGCTGCGCACCGCGCCCGCCGCCCGCCGCGAACAGGCCCTGACCAGCGTGAAGTTCGGCGCCCTGCGCGGGCCGGACGGCTCCTGGGCCGGCTACGACGGCCGGCCCGCCGCCGTGAAGAACTTCGCCGCCTACTCCCTCCAGCGCCTGGGAGTCGACCACATCGACGTCTACCGTCTCGCCCGGCTCGACTCCGACGTGCCGATCGAGGAGACGGTCGGTGCGATCGCCGAACTGGTCGAGAAGGGGTACGTGCGGCACATCGGCCTCAGCGAGGTCGGCGCCGAGACCATCCGCAAGGCCGCCGCCACCGCGCCGATCGCCGACCTGCAGATCGAGTACGCGCTGATCTCCCGCGGCATCGAGCAGTCGATCCTGCCGGTCACCCGTGAACTGGGGATCTCCATCACCGCGTACGGCGTGCTGTCGCGCGGGCTGATCTCCGGCCACTTCACCGCCGACCGCCGGCTCGCCGCCGACGACTTCCGGACCCACTCGCCCCGCTTCCAGGGCGACAACCTCCGGCACAACCTGAACCTGGTGGAGGCCCTGCGGAAGATCGCCGAACAGAAGGGCGTCTCCGTCGCGCAGATCGCGATCGCGTGGGTGCTGGCGCAGGGCGAGGACATCGTGCCGCTGATCGGCGCGCGGAGCAGGGAGCGGCTCACGGAGTCGCTGGGCGCGCTGGACGTCGTCCTCGAGGCCGGCGACCTCGCCGCGATCGAGGAGGCCGTCCCGGCCGACGCGGCCGCCGGCGAGCGCTACGCGGCCGCCGCGATGGCCCACCTCGACAGCGAGCGCTGA
- a CDS encoding TetR family transcriptional regulator, protein MPPTTETLTAERILEATEEVLRRHGPAKATVVDVARALGVSHGSVYRHFRTKAALRAAVTKRWLDRMFETLSVIAADASRAPETRLRDWLAALFEAKRRKAGDDPELFATYMVLTGETGDVVEEHIADLTGQLTRIIEAGVASGTFAAPDPQSAARAVFHATGRFHDPGYHRVWERPGVEDDFTAVVDLLLRGLRTAS, encoded by the coding sequence ATGCCACCGACCACCGAGACCCTGACCGCCGAGCGCATCCTCGAGGCGACCGAGGAGGTGCTGCGCCGGCACGGCCCGGCCAAGGCCACCGTGGTCGACGTGGCCCGCGCGCTCGGCGTCAGCCACGGCAGCGTCTACCGGCACTTCCGTACGAAGGCGGCGCTGCGGGCGGCGGTCACGAAGCGGTGGCTGGACCGGATGTTCGAGACTCTTTCCGTCATCGCCGCCGACGCGTCACGCGCCCCGGAGACCCGGCTGCGCGACTGGCTCGCGGCGCTGTTCGAGGCCAAGCGCCGCAAGGCAGGCGACGACCCCGAACTGTTCGCCACGTACATGGTGCTGACCGGCGAGACCGGCGACGTGGTCGAGGAGCACATCGCCGACCTGACCGGCCAGCTGACCCGGATCATCGAGGCGGGAGTGGCTTCCGGCACGTTCGCCGCCCCCGACCCGCAGTCCGCCGCCCGCGCCGTCTTCCACGCCACCGGCCGCTTCCACGACCCCGGCTACCACCGGGTGTGGGAGCGGCCGGGCGTCGAGGACGACTTCACGGCAGTGGTCGACCTGCTGCTGCGAGGGCTGCGGACCGCTTCCTGA